The Coleofasciculus chthonoplastes PCC 7420 sequence CTGCGAAGCCGTACTAACGTAGGGGAAAAGGTCAAGAACATCAGCAATTTCTTACCGCCGTTTGCGATATCTGCGTTGTTGTCGGTGTCTGGCTATTTCCTTGCGTTTGTGCTTTTCTAAGGGAGTTTCAAAAAAGCGGTTCTTCTTCATGTCTGAGAAAATCCCAGCAC is a genomic window containing:
- the rpsU gene encoding 30S ribosomal protein S21, with product MAQVIIGENEGIESGLRRFKRKVSRAGIFSDMKKNRFFETPLEKHKRKEIARHRQQRRYRKRR